From the genome of Brassica oleracea var. oleracea cultivar TO1000 chromosome C4, BOL, whole genome shotgun sequence:
TTTAGTACCTAATCAGATTAGGCGCGCCTAAACTGATTTTTAGAACACTGATTAAATGTTTTGGTGACTTGTTATTTATTAACTTGATTCTAGTTTCAGATGTTTTACGCCAGAGAGCCAATGCAAAAAACCAGACCAAACTCACAAGTACAAAGTACATGACTCATCTGGAACATTATCAACATGTTCTAGTAACGTCTCAAGCCAAGTCTTGGACCGTTTCATAGATGGGGAAGAGCATCATCATCATCATAAGCAAAAGAGCGGTTCTTCACTAAGCAACCTCTCAGGTAGCACCATCAAAGCAAAGAAGCTTCCTCCTCGATCTCAAATCCATTCACCAACAGTATCAGACATTGTCAAAGAGAGACGACACTCCGATAACAACCATATAAACGACGCATCGGCACGGTCCCTCGCAAGAAGCGTCATGGAAAGACTCTCCCACACTCAAGGCAAGTCAAAGGCCCTGAGCTACGGGTCACAAGACTTGGACGTTTTCGCCAATCTCCTCCCACTGGCTGAACACATAAAGAACGGTTATTACAAGGATGACCACGTGGAGGAGGAGGTGTTCTCGCACGGTAAGAACACCGAGCTAGAGAAGAAGTATAAAGAAGCTGAGAAGAGAGTGAAGATGCTTTCTCAAGAACTAAACGAGGAGAAGTGTGACTTTGAGGAGAGAGTAGGCTTAGCGTTCGAAGTCTTGAGCCTCTTGAGGTCACAGATAGACGAGAGAGCTTTAGCTAAAGAAGAGATCAAACGTGTAAAGACCGATGCAGAGTTGCATATAAAGAGACTAGAGAAAGAGAAGAGCGAGTTAGAGTTTGGTCTTGAGAAAGAAATTGATAGAAGATCGATAGAGTGGAGTTCAAAGCTAGAGAGCTTTCAGACAGAGGAGAAGAGGCTGAGAGAGCGCGTGAGAGAGCTCGCCGAGCACAACGTCTCGCTCCAGAGAGAAGTAGCGACGTTTCACGAGAAGGAAACCGAGCGGATGGATATGATAAGAGAGATGGACGAGAAGGTTAACGAGCTGAGTGAAAGAGAAGAGCAGACAAGACAAGAGAGTGTGTATTTAATGCAAAACCTCTCCGAGTTGCAAGAGAGTTACGGTGAAGCGAGAGAGGATCTTGATTGTGTGAGAAGAATGTTTGAAGAGAAAGACAAGGAGTGTAAAGAGCTGAACAAGTCTGTAACGAGGCTTGTGAGAACGTGCAGAGAGCAGGAGAAGACTATTCAAGGACTTAGAGATGGTTTCTCCGAGAAGCAACCGTTGGAGAAGTTTCAGACAGAACAGATAAGATTGGCAGGTGTTGAGTACTCACTTAGAAAAGAGTTGGAATCGATGAAGCTTGAAGGTGAGACTCTTCGTATAGAGAATACTTGTCTGCGGAGTCGAGTAAAAGACCAAGAAGAGGGTGAAGCTATGACGACTTTGAAGCTAGATAACGAGATGAAGATGCGTGTGTGTCTCTTGCAAGACCAAGGAGTGTCAATGTTGAATGAGAGCATGCAGGTGTGTTACAAGCTATTGAAGTTCATCAAAGAGAAGTTATCTCAGGACATGCGTGATGGAATGAGTGAGCAGTTTTTGATTGAATGTGAGATGAATGTCCATGGGATAAGGCGAGGAACTGAAGATTTGAAGAGAAGTTTGCAGACAGTCACCAGCTTACTACTTGAGAAAGGCAATGAGATTGCATCAAACTCAGAGTCACCTGCTAGGCCTAGTGAGCCAAGAAACCAATCTGTGGAGGTGAGTTTGTCCAAAATCTCTTAGTAATATTCATTTTAATATAAAACAGGTCTGACCCTGAAACAATTTTCTTAAAATCCTATTCATACCACTCAAATCGGTTTAAATGATTCTAAATTAGTTTAAATATATAAAATTTAATAATAATATTAGTATAAA
Proteins encoded in this window:
- the LOC106336725 gene encoding interaptin-like isoform X1 translates to MKKLFFFKSSSGNGNDKQNRRGKESEATPKGVAIKSQSGQALGRSHSFSSAAFLLDGTSSNDPTTTRQRNHQSSRFRCFTPESQCKKPDQTHKYKVHDSSGTLSTCSSNVSSQVLDRFIDGEEHHHHHKQKSGSSLSNLSGSTIKAKKLPPRSQIHSPTVSDIVKERRHSDNNHINDASARSLARSVMERLSHTQGKSKALSYGSQDLDVFANLLPLAEHIKNGYYKDDHVEEEVFSHGKNTELEKKYKEAEKRVKMLSQELNEEKCDFEERVGLAFEVLSLLRSQIDERALAKEEIKRVKTDAELHIKRLEKEKSELEFGLEKEIDRRSIEWSSKLESFQTEEKRLRERVRELAEHNVSLQREVATFHEKETERMDMIREMDEKVNELSEREEQTRQESVYLMQNLSELQESYGEAREDLDCVRRMFEEKDKECKELNKSVTRLVRTCREQEKTIQGLRDGFSEKQPLEKFQTEQIRLAGVEYSLRKELESMKLEGETLRIENTCLRSRVKDQEEGEAMTTLKLDNEMKMRVCLLQDQGVSMLNESMQVCYKLLKFIKEKLSQDMRDGMSEQFLIECEMNVHGIRRGTEDLKRSLQTVTSLLLEKGNEIASNSESPARPSEPRNQSVEKLLRAELRAESLITNLLREKLYSKEQEIQQLHAEVATGVRGNEVLRREIQNVLDNLSVNTHQLKDLKLQMVKKDENVNRLETNLQEAAKQFASMKVNLPRVMEEREQMCKEVNECRKRNMELESEKDVLKKEVERLEEETLYKEGQITILKDTLGSKHFDLLSGTDFSYNDFLVQ
- the LOC106336725 gene encoding interaptin-like isoform X2; translated protein: MKKLFFFKSSSGNGNDKQNRRGKESEATPKGVAIKSQSGQALGRSHSFSSAAFLLDGTSSNDPTTTRQRNHQSSRCFTPESQCKKPDQTHKYKVHDSSGTLSTCSSNVSSQVLDRFIDGEEHHHHHKQKSGSSLSNLSGSTIKAKKLPPRSQIHSPTVSDIVKERRHSDNNHINDASARSLARSVMERLSHTQGKSKALSYGSQDLDVFANLLPLAEHIKNGYYKDDHVEEEVFSHGKNTELEKKYKEAEKRVKMLSQELNEEKCDFEERVGLAFEVLSLLRSQIDERALAKEEIKRVKTDAELHIKRLEKEKSELEFGLEKEIDRRSIEWSSKLESFQTEEKRLRERVRELAEHNVSLQREVATFHEKETERMDMIREMDEKVNELSEREEQTRQESVYLMQNLSELQESYGEAREDLDCVRRMFEEKDKECKELNKSVTRLVRTCREQEKTIQGLRDGFSEKQPLEKFQTEQIRLAGVEYSLRKELESMKLEGETLRIENTCLRSRVKDQEEGEAMTTLKLDNEMKMRVCLLQDQGVSMLNESMQVCYKLLKFIKEKLSQDMRDGMSEQFLIECEMNVHGIRRGTEDLKRSLQTVTSLLLEKGNEIASNSESPARPSEPRNQSVEKLLRAELRAESLITNLLREKLYSKEQEIQQLHAEVATGVRGNEVLRREIQNVLDNLSVNTHQLKDLKLQMVKKDENVNRLETNLQEAAKQFASMKVNLPRVMEEREQMCKEVNECRKRNMELESEKDVLKKEVERLEEETLYKEGQITILKDTLGSKHFDLLSGTDFSYNDFLVQ